From Opisthocomus hoazin isolate bOpiHoa1 chromosome 10, bOpiHoa1.hap1, whole genome shotgun sequence, a single genomic window includes:
- the USP8 gene encoding ubiquitin carboxyl-terminal hydrolase 8 isoform X2, producing the protein MPAVASVPKELYLCTSLKDLNKKTEIKPEKTSTKSYVQSALKIFKAAEESRLDRDEEKAYILYMKYVTVYNFIKKRPDFKQQQDYFHSILGPTNLKKAIEEAERLSDSLKLRYEEAEVRKKLEERDRQELQKKQESKDDGKSSAKNSSESAVDSKGKSQRINGERKHSLESKDQSDSLSGAVTAEKLFAMMSDKNIELIIMDARRLKDYQESCIPRSISVPEEAITPGVTASWIEAGLPEDSRDPWKRRGQFDYVVLLDWFSSAEDLKLGTTLQSLKDALFKWESKTILQNEPLILEGGYENWLLCFPQYTTNAKVTPPQHSRSEAVTVSLNFTYPSLEEPAPVPPVVGIQPSPTEVIENEEMGDNLEERLKSLNRPNVQDTAVPKSDSSCVVNPVSITRSIPEVDRTKKPSLKIPDDNRPKPESTVSDSQSVENGRIVPDRSTKPLLDAKSILTEEEKSRVHAETAALLEKNRWEKELRERQQEEQKERLKREKEEQEKKAKEEQREKEHKEKLQQSKEDREQKERDEQIRREQEEKEQERARKEAVEAKKQNKNEVESIGAKRIEIDRISMEEREKGARTPEIQRRDASQTFVTVSGKQTGVKRQPDSGTQKPGPLREDSEQDTERLKSQREPLMRARSEEMGRIIPGLPAGWAKFLDPITGTFRYYHSPTNTVHMYPPEMAPSSTPPSTPPTHKPKPQVTVEREREHSKLKRSYSSPDITQAIQEEEKKRIPVTPAVNRDNKPVCYTKAEISRLSASQIRNLNPVFGGSGPALTGLRNLGNTCYMNSILQCLCNAPHLADYFNRNLYQDDINRSNFLGHKGEVAEEFGVIMKALWTGQYKYISPKDFKITIGKINDQFAGYSQQDSQELLLFLMDGLHEDLNKADNRKRYKEENNDHLDDFRAAELAWHKHKQLNESIIVALFQGQFKSTVQCLTCHKKSRTFEAFMYLSLPLASTSKCTLQECLRLFSKEEKLTDNNRFYCSHCKTRRDSLKKIEIWKLPPVLLVHLKRFSYDGRWKQKLQTSVDFPLETLDLSQYVIGPKNNLKRYNLFSVSNHYGGLDGGHYTAYCKNASRQRWFKFDDHEVSEISASSVKSSAAYILFYTSYEQRAVDMAT; encoded by the exons TTATGTGCAAAGTGCCCTTAAGATTTTCaaggcagcagaagaaagcagattGGACCGTGATGAAGAAAAAGCTTACATCCTATATATGAAATATGTGACTGTTTATAACTTTATTAAAAAGAGACCTGATTTTAAGCAGCAACAG GATTATTTTCATTCAATTCTTGGAcctacaaatttaaaaaaagctattGAAGAAGCTGAAAGACTCTCAGACAGCCTTAAACTCAG ATATGAGGAAGCTGAAGTTCGGAAGAAACTTGAAGAGAGGGACAGACAAGAGCTGCAGAAAAAACAAGAATCAAAAGATGATGGAAAGAGTTCAGCCAAAAACTCCTCAGAAAGTGCTGTGGATTCCAAAGGAAAAAGCCAAAGG ATTAATGGTGAGAGGAAGCATTCACTGGAAAGCAAGGATCAGTCTGACAGTCTGAGTG GAGCAGTCACAGCTGAGAAACTGTTTGCAATGATGTCGGACAAAAATATTGAATTGATTATAATGGATGCTCGAAGACTGAAGGATTATCAGGAATCCTGTATTCCAAGATCTATCAGTGTCCCAGAAGAAGCTATCACTCCTGG AGTTACTGCTAGTTGGATTGAAGCTGGACTCCCAGAGGATTCTAGAGATCCATGGAAGAGGAGAGGACAGTTTGATTACGTTGTACTGCTAGACTGGTTTAGTTCTGCGGAAGACTTAAAGCTAGGAACAACTCTTCAGAGCCTGAAAGATGCACTTTTTAAG TGGGAAAGCAAGACTATACTGCAGAATGAGCCTTTAATCCTAGAAGGAGGTTATGAAAACTGGCTCCTTTGTTTTCCCCAGTACACAACAAATGCTAAAGTAACTCCACCCCAGCATAGCAGGAGTGAAGCAGTGACTGTTTCTT TGAATTTTACATATCCATCTCTGGAAGAGCCAGCTCCTGTTCCACCTGTCGTTGGTATACAGCCATCTCCAACAGAAGTAAttgaaaatgaagaaatgggAGATAATTTGGAAGAGAGACTAAAATCACTTAACAGACCAAATGTACAGGATACTGCTGTTCCAAAATCTGACAGTTCATGTGTAGTTAATCCAGTATCGATTACGAGAAGTATTCCTGAg GTTGATCGTACTAAAAAGCCTTCACTAAAAATTCCTGATGATAACAGACCAAAACCTGAAAGTACAGTGAGTGACAGCCAGTCTGTTGAGAATGGACGAATAGTTCCAGACCGGTCCACAAAGCCATTACTTGATGCAAAGAGCATtctgacagaagaagaaaaaagtcggGTACATGCAGAAACTGCTGCTCTGTTAGAGAAAAACAGATGGGAAAAAGAACttcgggagaggcaacaagaagaacagaaagagagactCAAGCgagaaaaagaagaacaagaaaaaaaagcaaaagaagaacagagagaaaaggaacaCAAAGAAAAGCTACAGCAATCCAAAGAGGACAGAGAACAGAAGGAGAGGGATGAACAAATAAGAAgagaacaggaggaaaaggaacaagaaagagCACGCAAAGAAGCAGtagaagcaaaaaagcaaaataagaatGAAGTAGAAAGCATCGGTGCAAAAAGGATTGAGATTGACAGAATATCtatggaagaaagagaaaagggagctCGAACACCAGAAATACAGAGACGTGATGCATCTCAGACCTTTGTGACTGTTTCAGGCAAG CAAACTGGGGTTAAACGACAACCAGACAGTGGAACTCAAAAGCCAGGACCCCTTAGAGAGGATTCTGAACAAGATACTGAAAGACTTAAA TCTCAACGGGAGCCATTAATGAGAGCGCGAAGTGAAGAAATGGGAAGGATAATACCAGGACTGCCTGCAGGTTGGGCAAAG TTTCTGGATCCAATCACTGGAACCTTTCGTTACTATCACTCGCCAACAAATACTGTTCATATGTATCCACCAGAAATGGCTCCTTCATCCACTCCTCCATCAACCCCTCCAACTCATAAACCCAAGCCACAGGTGACTGTTGAACGAGAAAGAGAACACTCCAAACTGAAGCGCTCCTACTCTTCCCCAGATATAACCCAAGCCAttcaggaggaagagaagaaaagaattcCTGTAACTCCTGCAGTAAATCGTGACAATAA ACCAGTCTGTTACACTAAAGCAGAAATTTCAAGACTCTCTGCATCACAAATTCGGAATCTTAATCCTGTGTTTGGGGGATCGGGACCAGCTCTTACAGGACTTCGTAATCTAGGGAACACTTGCTATATGAATTCCATATTACAATGTCTGTGCAATGCACCTCACCTGGCTGATTATTTTAACAGAAACTTGTATCAAGATGATATTAACAG GTCAAATTTCCTGGGACATAAAGGCGAAGTGGCTGAAGAGTTTGGTGTAATAATGAAAGCTTTATGGACAGGACAGTATAAATATATCAGTCCCAAAGACTTTAAAATCACAATTGGGAAGATTAATGACCAATTTGCAGGATATAGCCAGCAGGACTCCCAAGAATTGCTTCTCTTTCTAATGGACGGCCTGCATGAAGACCTAAATAAA GCTGACAACAGGAAGAGATACAAGGAGGAAAACAATGACCATCTTGACGACTTCAGAGCAGCAGAACTGGCCTGGCACAAGCACAAGCAGCTCAATGAATCCATTATTGTGGCACTCTTTCAAGGCCAGTTCAAATCTACAGTGCAGTGTCTTACATGTCACAAGAAGTCCCGGACCTTTGAGGCTTTCATGTATTTGTCATTACCACTTGCATCCACGAGTAAATGTACGCTGCAG GAATGCCTTAGATTGTTCTCCAAAGAAGAAAAGCTTACTGATAACAATAGGTTTTACTGTAGCCATTGCAAAACTCGAAGggattctttgaaaaaaatagaaatttggAAATTACCACCTGTTCTTCTTGTGCACTTGAAAAG ATTTTCCTATGATGGAAGATGGAAGCAAAAGCTTCAAACCTCTGTAGATTTCCCATTGGAAACTCTTGACCTTTCACAGTATGTTATTGGTCCAAAGAATAACTTGAAGAGATACAATCTGTTTTCAGTATCG AATCATTATGGCGGGTTGGATGGAGGGCACTATACAGCCTACTGCAAAAATGCTTCAAGACAGCGCTGGTTTAAGTTTGACGACCATGAAGTATCGGAGATCTCAGCATCATCTGTGAAATCCTCAGCTGCATACATTCTCTTTTACACTTCTTATGAACAGCGAGCAGTGGATATGGCCACATAA
- the USP8 gene encoding ubiquitin carboxyl-terminal hydrolase 8 isoform X3 translates to MPAVASVPKELYLCTSLKDLNKKTEIKPEKTSTKSYVQSALKIFKAAEESRLDRDEEKAYILYMKYVTVYNFIKKRPDFKQQQDYFHSILGPTNLKKAIEEAERLSDSLKLRYEEAEVRKKLEERDRQELQKKQESKDDGKSSAKNSSESAVDSKGKSQRINGERKHSLESKDQSDSLSAVTAEKLFAMMSDKNIELIIMDARRLKDYQESCIPRSISVPEEAITPGVTASWIEAGLPEDSRDPWKRRGQFDYVVLLDWFSSAEDLKLGTTLQSLKDALFKWESKTILQNEPLILEGGYENWLLCFPQYTTNAKVTPPQHSRSEAVTVSLNFTYPSLEEPAPVPPVVGIQPSPTEVIENEEMGDNLEERLKSLNRPNVQDTAVPKSDSSCVVNPVSITRSIPEVDRTKKPSLKIPDDNRPKPESTVSDSQSVENGRIVPDRSTKPLLDAKSILTEEEKSRVHAETAALLEKNRWEKELRERQQEEQKERLKREKEEQEKKAKEEQREKEHKEKLQQSKEDREQKERDEQIRREQEEKEQERARKEAVEAKKQNKNEVESIGAKRIEIDRISMEEREKGARTPEIQRRDASQTFVTVSGKQTGVKRQPDSGTQKPGPLREDSEQDTERLKSQREPLMRARSEEMGRIIPGLPAGWAKFLDPITGTFRYYHSPTNTVHMYPPEMAPSSTPPSTPPTHKPKPQVTVEREREHSKLKRSYSSPDITQAIQEEEKKRIPVTPAVNRDNKPVCYTKAEISRLSASQIRNLNPVFGGSGPALTGLRNLGNTCYMNSILQCLCNAPHLADYFNRNLYQDDINRSNFLGHKGEVAEEFGVIMKALWTGQYKYISPKDFKITIGKINDQFAGYSQQDSQELLLFLMDGLHEDLNKADNRKRYKEENNDHLDDFRAAELAWHKHKQLNESIIVALFQGQFKSTVQCLTCHKKSRTFEAFMYLSLPLASTSKCTLQECLRLFSKEEKLTDNNRFYCSHCKTRRDSLKKIEIWKLPPVLLVHLKRFSYDGRWKQKLQTSVDFPLETLDLSQYVIGPKNNLKRYNLFSVSNHYGGLDGGHYTAYCKNASRQRWFKFDDHEVSEISASSVKSSAAYILFYTSYEQRAVDMAT, encoded by the exons TTATGTGCAAAGTGCCCTTAAGATTTTCaaggcagcagaagaaagcagattGGACCGTGATGAAGAAAAAGCTTACATCCTATATATGAAATATGTGACTGTTTATAACTTTATTAAAAAGAGACCTGATTTTAAGCAGCAACAG GATTATTTTCATTCAATTCTTGGAcctacaaatttaaaaaaagctattGAAGAAGCTGAAAGACTCTCAGACAGCCTTAAACTCAG ATATGAGGAAGCTGAAGTTCGGAAGAAACTTGAAGAGAGGGACAGACAAGAGCTGCAGAAAAAACAAGAATCAAAAGATGATGGAAAGAGTTCAGCCAAAAACTCCTCAGAAAGTGCTGTGGATTCCAAAGGAAAAAGCCAAAGG ATTAATGGTGAGAGGAAGCATTCACTGGAAAGCAAGGATCAGTCTGACAGTCTGAGTG CAGTCACAGCTGAGAAACTGTTTGCAATGATGTCGGACAAAAATATTGAATTGATTATAATGGATGCTCGAAGACTGAAGGATTATCAGGAATCCTGTATTCCAAGATCTATCAGTGTCCCAGAAGAAGCTATCACTCCTGG AGTTACTGCTAGTTGGATTGAAGCTGGACTCCCAGAGGATTCTAGAGATCCATGGAAGAGGAGAGGACAGTTTGATTACGTTGTACTGCTAGACTGGTTTAGTTCTGCGGAAGACTTAAAGCTAGGAACAACTCTTCAGAGCCTGAAAGATGCACTTTTTAAG TGGGAAAGCAAGACTATACTGCAGAATGAGCCTTTAATCCTAGAAGGAGGTTATGAAAACTGGCTCCTTTGTTTTCCCCAGTACACAACAAATGCTAAAGTAACTCCACCCCAGCATAGCAGGAGTGAAGCAGTGACTGTTTCTT TGAATTTTACATATCCATCTCTGGAAGAGCCAGCTCCTGTTCCACCTGTCGTTGGTATACAGCCATCTCCAACAGAAGTAAttgaaaatgaagaaatgggAGATAATTTGGAAGAGAGACTAAAATCACTTAACAGACCAAATGTACAGGATACTGCTGTTCCAAAATCTGACAGTTCATGTGTAGTTAATCCAGTATCGATTACGAGAAGTATTCCTGAg GTTGATCGTACTAAAAAGCCTTCACTAAAAATTCCTGATGATAACAGACCAAAACCTGAAAGTACAGTGAGTGACAGCCAGTCTGTTGAGAATGGACGAATAGTTCCAGACCGGTCCACAAAGCCATTACTTGATGCAAAGAGCATtctgacagaagaagaaaaaagtcggGTACATGCAGAAACTGCTGCTCTGTTAGAGAAAAACAGATGGGAAAAAGAACttcgggagaggcaacaagaagaacagaaagagagactCAAGCgagaaaaagaagaacaagaaaaaaaagcaaaagaagaacagagagaaaaggaacaCAAAGAAAAGCTACAGCAATCCAAAGAGGACAGAGAACAGAAGGAGAGGGATGAACAAATAAGAAgagaacaggaggaaaaggaacaagaaagagCACGCAAAGAAGCAGtagaagcaaaaaagcaaaataagaatGAAGTAGAAAGCATCGGTGCAAAAAGGATTGAGATTGACAGAATATCtatggaagaaagagaaaagggagctCGAACACCAGAAATACAGAGACGTGATGCATCTCAGACCTTTGTGACTGTTTCAGGCAAG CAAACTGGGGTTAAACGACAACCAGACAGTGGAACTCAAAAGCCAGGACCCCTTAGAGAGGATTCTGAACAAGATACTGAAAGACTTAAA TCTCAACGGGAGCCATTAATGAGAGCGCGAAGTGAAGAAATGGGAAGGATAATACCAGGACTGCCTGCAGGTTGGGCAAAG TTTCTGGATCCAATCACTGGAACCTTTCGTTACTATCACTCGCCAACAAATACTGTTCATATGTATCCACCAGAAATGGCTCCTTCATCCACTCCTCCATCAACCCCTCCAACTCATAAACCCAAGCCACAGGTGACTGTTGAACGAGAAAGAGAACACTCCAAACTGAAGCGCTCCTACTCTTCCCCAGATATAACCCAAGCCAttcaggaggaagagaagaaaagaattcCTGTAACTCCTGCAGTAAATCGTGACAATAA ACCAGTCTGTTACACTAAAGCAGAAATTTCAAGACTCTCTGCATCACAAATTCGGAATCTTAATCCTGTGTTTGGGGGATCGGGACCAGCTCTTACAGGACTTCGTAATCTAGGGAACACTTGCTATATGAATTCCATATTACAATGTCTGTGCAATGCACCTCACCTGGCTGATTATTTTAACAGAAACTTGTATCAAGATGATATTAACAG GTCAAATTTCCTGGGACATAAAGGCGAAGTGGCTGAAGAGTTTGGTGTAATAATGAAAGCTTTATGGACAGGACAGTATAAATATATCAGTCCCAAAGACTTTAAAATCACAATTGGGAAGATTAATGACCAATTTGCAGGATATAGCCAGCAGGACTCCCAAGAATTGCTTCTCTTTCTAATGGACGGCCTGCATGAAGACCTAAATAAA GCTGACAACAGGAAGAGATACAAGGAGGAAAACAATGACCATCTTGACGACTTCAGAGCAGCAGAACTGGCCTGGCACAAGCACAAGCAGCTCAATGAATCCATTATTGTGGCACTCTTTCAAGGCCAGTTCAAATCTACAGTGCAGTGTCTTACATGTCACAAGAAGTCCCGGACCTTTGAGGCTTTCATGTATTTGTCATTACCACTTGCATCCACGAGTAAATGTACGCTGCAG GAATGCCTTAGATTGTTCTCCAAAGAAGAAAAGCTTACTGATAACAATAGGTTTTACTGTAGCCATTGCAAAACTCGAAGggattctttgaaaaaaatagaaatttggAAATTACCACCTGTTCTTCTTGTGCACTTGAAAAG ATTTTCCTATGATGGAAGATGGAAGCAAAAGCTTCAAACCTCTGTAGATTTCCCATTGGAAACTCTTGACCTTTCACAGTATGTTATTGGTCCAAAGAATAACTTGAAGAGATACAATCTGTTTTCAGTATCG AATCATTATGGCGGGTTGGATGGAGGGCACTATACAGCCTACTGCAAAAATGCTTCAAGACAGCGCTGGTTTAAGTTTGACGACCATGAAGTATCGGAGATCTCAGCATCATCTGTGAAATCCTCAGCTGCATACATTCTCTTTTACACTTCTTATGAACAGCGAGCAGTGGATATGGCCACATAA
- the USP8 gene encoding ubiquitin carboxyl-terminal hydrolase 8 isoform X4, with protein sequence MPAVASVPKELYLCTSLKDLNKKTEIKPEKTSTKSYVQSALKIFKAAEESRLDRDEEKAYILYMKYVTVYNFIKKRPDFKQQQDYFHSILGPTNLKKAIEEAERLSDSLKLRYEEAEVRKKLEERDRQELQKKQESKDDGKSSAKNSSESAVDSKGKSQRINGERKHSLESKDQSDSLSASVFQGAVTAEKLFAMMSDKNIELIIMDARRLKDYQESCIPRSISVPEEAITPGVTASWIEAGLPEDSRDPWKRRGQFDYVVLLDWFSSAEDLKLGTTLQSLKDALFKWESKTILQNEPLILEGGYENWLLCFPQYTTNAKVTPPQHSRSEAVTVSLNFTYPSLEEPAPVPPVVGIQPSPTEVIENEEMGDNLEERLKSLNRPNVQDTAVPKSDSSCVVNPVSITRSIPEVDRTKKPSLKIPDDNRPKPESTVSDSQSVENGRIVPDRSTKPLLDAKSILTEEEKSRVHAETAALLEKNRWEKELRERQQEEQKERLKREKEEQEKKAKEEQREKEHKEKLQQSKEDREQKERDEQIRREQEEKEQERARKEAVEAKKQNKNEVESIGAKRIEIDRISMEEREKGARTPEIQRRDASQTFVTVSGKSQREPLMRARSEEMGRIIPGLPAGWAKFLDPITGTFRYYHSPTNTVHMYPPEMAPSSTPPSTPPTHKPKPQVTVEREREHSKLKRSYSSPDITQAIQEEEKKRIPVTPAVNRDNKPVCYTKAEISRLSASQIRNLNPVFGGSGPALTGLRNLGNTCYMNSILQCLCNAPHLADYFNRNLYQDDINRSNFLGHKGEVAEEFGVIMKALWTGQYKYISPKDFKITIGKINDQFAGYSQQDSQELLLFLMDGLHEDLNKADNRKRYKEENNDHLDDFRAAELAWHKHKQLNESIIVALFQGQFKSTVQCLTCHKKSRTFEAFMYLSLPLASTSKCTLQECLRLFSKEEKLTDNNRFYCSHCKTRRDSLKKIEIWKLPPVLLVHLKRFSYDGRWKQKLQTSVDFPLETLDLSQYVIGPKNNLKRYNLFSVSNHYGGLDGGHYTAYCKNASRQRWFKFDDHEVSEISASSVKSSAAYILFYTSYEQRAVDMAT encoded by the exons TTATGTGCAAAGTGCCCTTAAGATTTTCaaggcagcagaagaaagcagattGGACCGTGATGAAGAAAAAGCTTACATCCTATATATGAAATATGTGACTGTTTATAACTTTATTAAAAAGAGACCTGATTTTAAGCAGCAACAG GATTATTTTCATTCAATTCTTGGAcctacaaatttaaaaaaagctattGAAGAAGCTGAAAGACTCTCAGACAGCCTTAAACTCAG ATATGAGGAAGCTGAAGTTCGGAAGAAACTTGAAGAGAGGGACAGACAAGAGCTGCAGAAAAAACAAGAATCAAAAGATGATGGAAAGAGTTCAGCCAAAAACTCCTCAGAAAGTGCTGTGGATTCCAAAGGAAAAAGCCAAAGG ATTAATGGTGAGAGGAAGCATTCACTGGAAAGCAAGGATCAGTCTGACAGTCTGAGTG CTTCTGTATTTCAAGGAGCAGTCACAGCTGAGAAACTGTTTGCAATGATGTCGGACAAAAATATTGAATTGATTATAATGGATGCTCGAAGACTGAAGGATTATCAGGAATCCTGTATTCCAAGATCTATCAGTGTCCCAGAAGAAGCTATCACTCCTGG AGTTACTGCTAGTTGGATTGAAGCTGGACTCCCAGAGGATTCTAGAGATCCATGGAAGAGGAGAGGACAGTTTGATTACGTTGTACTGCTAGACTGGTTTAGTTCTGCGGAAGACTTAAAGCTAGGAACAACTCTTCAGAGCCTGAAAGATGCACTTTTTAAG TGGGAAAGCAAGACTATACTGCAGAATGAGCCTTTAATCCTAGAAGGAGGTTATGAAAACTGGCTCCTTTGTTTTCCCCAGTACACAACAAATGCTAAAGTAACTCCACCCCAGCATAGCAGGAGTGAAGCAGTGACTGTTTCTT TGAATTTTACATATCCATCTCTGGAAGAGCCAGCTCCTGTTCCACCTGTCGTTGGTATACAGCCATCTCCAACAGAAGTAAttgaaaatgaagaaatgggAGATAATTTGGAAGAGAGACTAAAATCACTTAACAGACCAAATGTACAGGATACTGCTGTTCCAAAATCTGACAGTTCATGTGTAGTTAATCCAGTATCGATTACGAGAAGTATTCCTGAg GTTGATCGTACTAAAAAGCCTTCACTAAAAATTCCTGATGATAACAGACCAAAACCTGAAAGTACAGTGAGTGACAGCCAGTCTGTTGAGAATGGACGAATAGTTCCAGACCGGTCCACAAAGCCATTACTTGATGCAAAGAGCATtctgacagaagaagaaaaaagtcggGTACATGCAGAAACTGCTGCTCTGTTAGAGAAAAACAGATGGGAAAAAGAACttcgggagaggcaacaagaagaacagaaagagagactCAAGCgagaaaaagaagaacaagaaaaaaaagcaaaagaagaacagagagaaaaggaacaCAAAGAAAAGCTACAGCAATCCAAAGAGGACAGAGAACAGAAGGAGAGGGATGAACAAATAAGAAgagaacaggaggaaaaggaacaagaaagagCACGCAAAGAAGCAGtagaagcaaaaaagcaaaataagaatGAAGTAGAAAGCATCGGTGCAAAAAGGATTGAGATTGACAGAATATCtatggaagaaagagaaaagggagctCGAACACCAGAAATACAGAGACGTGATGCATCTCAGACCTTTGTGACTGTTTCAGGCAAG TCTCAACGGGAGCCATTAATGAGAGCGCGAAGTGAAGAAATGGGAAGGATAATACCAGGACTGCCTGCAGGTTGGGCAAAG TTTCTGGATCCAATCACTGGAACCTTTCGTTACTATCACTCGCCAACAAATACTGTTCATATGTATCCACCAGAAATGGCTCCTTCATCCACTCCTCCATCAACCCCTCCAACTCATAAACCCAAGCCACAGGTGACTGTTGAACGAGAAAGAGAACACTCCAAACTGAAGCGCTCCTACTCTTCCCCAGATATAACCCAAGCCAttcaggaggaagagaagaaaagaattcCTGTAACTCCTGCAGTAAATCGTGACAATAA ACCAGTCTGTTACACTAAAGCAGAAATTTCAAGACTCTCTGCATCACAAATTCGGAATCTTAATCCTGTGTTTGGGGGATCGGGACCAGCTCTTACAGGACTTCGTAATCTAGGGAACACTTGCTATATGAATTCCATATTACAATGTCTGTGCAATGCACCTCACCTGGCTGATTATTTTAACAGAAACTTGTATCAAGATGATATTAACAG GTCAAATTTCCTGGGACATAAAGGCGAAGTGGCTGAAGAGTTTGGTGTAATAATGAAAGCTTTATGGACAGGACAGTATAAATATATCAGTCCCAAAGACTTTAAAATCACAATTGGGAAGATTAATGACCAATTTGCAGGATATAGCCAGCAGGACTCCCAAGAATTGCTTCTCTTTCTAATGGACGGCCTGCATGAAGACCTAAATAAA GCTGACAACAGGAAGAGATACAAGGAGGAAAACAATGACCATCTTGACGACTTCAGAGCAGCAGAACTGGCCTGGCACAAGCACAAGCAGCTCAATGAATCCATTATTGTGGCACTCTTTCAAGGCCAGTTCAAATCTACAGTGCAGTGTCTTACATGTCACAAGAAGTCCCGGACCTTTGAGGCTTTCATGTATTTGTCATTACCACTTGCATCCACGAGTAAATGTACGCTGCAG GAATGCCTTAGATTGTTCTCCAAAGAAGAAAAGCTTACTGATAACAATAGGTTTTACTGTAGCCATTGCAAAACTCGAAGggattctttgaaaaaaatagaaatttggAAATTACCACCTGTTCTTCTTGTGCACTTGAAAAG ATTTTCCTATGATGGAAGATGGAAGCAAAAGCTTCAAACCTCTGTAGATTTCCCATTGGAAACTCTTGACCTTTCACAGTATGTTATTGGTCCAAAGAATAACTTGAAGAGATACAATCTGTTTTCAGTATCG AATCATTATGGCGGGTTGGATGGAGGGCACTATACAGCCTACTGCAAAAATGCTTCAAGACAGCGCTGGTTTAAGTTTGACGACCATGAAGTATCGGAGATCTCAGCATCATCTGTGAAATCCTCAGCTGCATACATTCTCTTTTACACTTCTTATGAACAGCGAGCAGTGGATATGGCCACATAA